The region GCGACCGCCTGTTCGGCATCATAGGCCTTGCAGGCGACCAGCAGTCGGTGGATCGGCGTGGCGTCCTGCACGGTTTGCGCCGGGATTGCATGCAGTTGCGCCTGGCCTTTTTCGATCAGGGTCAGGCCCCCGGTCGCTTGATAGGCTTCAAGACGTGCGCAATCACGTAGGATCAGGCGGACCGCTTTGCCTGCACGGGCCAGTCGACACGCCCAGAGGCTGCCCAGACTGCCGGCGCCGAGAATATGCCAGGTGCTGCTCATCAGCGTTTCGCAACCGTTATAATGAGCCGGTATTTTAACCGTCAAACCCTGCGCGCTCCATCGCCCTCTTTCAATAGAGCCGAGAGCGTGCGTTTATTTTTTTGGAGAGAAGGTATGCCGTCGTTCGACGTGGTATCGGAACTGGACAAACACGAAGTCACCAACGCAGTGGAAAACGCGGTCAAGGATCTGGATCGCCGTTATGACCTCAAGGGCAAGGGTAGCTTCGAATTCAAGGAAAAGGATCTGGCCATCACCCTGACTGCAGAAGCCGAGTTCCAGCTGGAAGCGATGATCGAGATCCTCAAGCTGGCCCTGGTCAAGCGCAAGATCGACGTTCAGTGCCTGGAAGTGAAGGATGCCTACGCGTCCGGCAAGGTGATGAAGCAGGAAGCCACCCTCAAGGAAGGTATCGACAAGGAGCTGGCGAAGAAAATCGTCGCCCACATCAAGGATGCCAAGCTCAAGGTCCAGGCGGCCATCCAGGGTGAGCAGGTACGTGTGACCGGCAAGAAGCGTGACGACCTGCAGGAAGCCATCGCCGCTTTGCGGGCCAAGGAATTCGGCATGCCACTGCAGTTCAACAACTTCCGCGACTGATTGCGCGGCCTTGGAACCTTGGCGCTGTTTTGGCGTCCGAGGTTCCTGTTGCCGCTGAAACGATTGCGGCGCGATTTTTACAGCTTTTGCCCCCTCGGCATCAGGAGAACATTATGGATTTGAGTGCTGAAGTCGATCAGCTGGTTAAAACGTCGCAAACGTGGGTTCCGTTGATTATGGAGTACGGTAGCCGCCTGTTGCTGGCGCTGCTGACCCTTGCCATTGGCTGGTGGGTGATCAACAAGGTGACCTATCGCCTGGGCAGATTGCTGGCGCTGCGCAATGCCGACCTGGCGCTGCAAGGCTTCATCAGCAGCCTGGCGAACATCATTCTGAAAATTCTGCTGGTGGTCAGCGTTGCCTCGATGATCGGCATCGAGACCACCTCGTTCGTCGCCGCGATCGGTGCCGCGGGTCTGGCCATCGGCCTGGCCTTGCAAGGCAGCCTGGCGAACTTCGCCGGCGGCGTGCTGATTCTGCTGTTCCGTCCATTCCGCCTGGGTGACTGGATCGAAGCCCAGGGCGTTGCCGGTACTGTCGACAGCATCCAGATTTTCCACACCGTGCTGCGTACTGGCGACAACAAGACAGTGATTTTGCCTAACGGCAGCCTGTCCAACGGCATCATCACCAACACCAACCGCCAGCCTACCCGCAAGGTAGTCTTCGATGTAGGTGTCGATTACGAAGCCGACCTGCAGAAAGCCCGTCAGGTGCTCCTGGACCTGGCCAAGGATCCACGTATCCACCAGGATCCGGCTCCGCAGGCGGTGGTCTCGCTGCTAGGCGATAGTTCGATCACCTTGTCTTTGCGGGTTTGGGTCAACACGGCTGACTACTGGGATGTGATGTTCATGCTCAACGAGCATGCACGTGACCGCCTGAAGGAAGAGGGTATCGACATTCCCTTTCCGCAGCGGGTTATCCGTGTAGTGCAGGAAGCGGCTGTGCAGTAAGCAGCGGCTCGATCGCGGGGCGGGCCCGCTGCCACAGGATCCCCTGTGGGAGCGGGCCGGTCCCGGGATTACACTTGTTCACGTCTTCGCGCTTTCTGCGTTTCGGTGTTTCTGGCATATAGGCTGGCTTACTTCTGTTTGTCCGGTCTTATCATGCTTACCCCCTTGATCCATATCACCCCATTGCGAGCGTTCTGGTTCGCCATGACCCTGGCGCTGTTCGAGTTGCTGACCTACGTTGCCAGCGATGTGGTGATGCCAGCCATGCCGGTTGTGGTCAGTGATCTGAATGCCAGCCCGGCGTTCATTCCTCACGCACTCAATTTGTACTTGCTCGGCGGTGTGCTGCTGCAATGGCTGATCGGCCCGCTGGCGGATCGTTATGGCCGCAGGCCGATGTTGCTGGTTGGTTGTGCCATTTTTGGTGCGACGTGCCTGGCTACTTTCTGGGTGCAGAGCATCGAGCTTTTCAACCTGCTGCGACTGTTGCAGGGGATTGGCCTGGGCTTCGTGGTGACGGTCAGTTACCCGGCCTTGAACGAAGCATTCAGCGAGGCGGACGCGGTGCGGATGATGGCCTTGTTGGCCAATATCGCGCTGCTCTCGCCGTTACTTGGGCCTTTGGTGGGCACCTTGTTGCTGGAGTGGGTGTCCTGGCGCTGGTTGTTCGTCATCTTTGGTGCCAGCGCTGTAGTGGCGTGGCTGGCGTTGTACCGGTTCATGCCCGAGACCTTGGGGGTAGCACGCAGCGATGGTACGCGCCTGGCGTTCCAGCCGATTCACCTGAAAACCTTGTTGGCCGGTTACGCCCAACTGCTTGGCAACCGACGTTTTGTTGCTGGCAGCGCAGCCTTGGGACTGATTGGCTTGCCACTGATCGGCTGGATCGGACTTTCGCCGGTGCTGCTGATCCACGATGAAGGTTTGAGTACCCTGCATTACGCCTTGTGGCAGTTGCCTGTGTTCGGTGGCCTGATTCTCGGCAACCTGGTGATCAATCGCATTGCCGATCGCTATGCACTCACTACCTTGATTCGCGGTGCGCTCTGGCCATTCCTGTTGGGGTTGTTCGCGATGATGCTCGGTACCTGGCTGGTGCCAAGTGTCGCCGCCCTGGTAGCGGGCATGTCGGTGTATGCCCTGGGCCTGGGTATCGCCAACGCGGTGTTGTACCGCATGACGCTTTTTTCCAGCGAGCAGAGCAAAGGGTTGGTGTCGGCAATGCTCGGGATGATCACCATTGCTCTGTTGGGTGTGGGTGGTGCCTTGTTGGCGATGATGGGGGCTGGTGCCAGCTTGCTGAGTTTCGCCATGGCCGCCGGGCTGGCCGGGTTGCTGGCGCTATGGCCGCTGAAGATCGTTCTGAACGCATCCAGCGTACCTTCCGAAGCTGTGCCGGGGTAACCCCGGCAACAGCCTCAGGGGCGGTCAGGGGCGTTGTTCGGCCGCAGTACTGTCGACGGGTAGCTGTTTGCCGCGACCTTGCTCCTGATGCCAGTGCAGGGCGATCAGGATCAAGGTGGGCACACCGAGCAGCGCGGTGATCAGGAAGAAGTCGTGGTAACCGAACTTCTCTACCATAACGCCGGAGTAGCCGCCGATCAGGCGCGGCAACAGCAGCATGATCGAGCTCAGCAGGGCGTATTGGGTGGCCGAGAACTTCAGGTTGGTCAGGCTCGACAGGTAGGCAACGAAAGCCGATGTGGCCAAGCCTGAGCTGAAGTTGTCGAGGGAAATGGTCACCACCAGCATCTGCAAGTTGGGGCCCATGTCAGCCAGCATCAGGAACAGGATATTGGTCGCCGCCGACGCTACGCCGCCAATGAACAGAATCGGCAAAATGCCGAAACGCACAATCAGCAATCCGCCCATCCCGGCACCGACCAACGTCATGATCAGGCCGAAGATCTTGCTGACACTGGCAATCTGATCCTTGGTGAAACCCTGGTCGATGTAGAAAACGTTGGCCATCACGCCCATCACCGTATCGGACATCCGATAGGTCGCGATCAGCCCGAGCAGCAGCAGTGCCTGCCAACGGTAGCGAAGAATGAAGTCATTGACCGGCGTCAGTACCGGGGCCAGGCCGCGGCGGCCCATGGACGACAGGCATAGCGTGGTCAAGGTGATGTACAGGATCGCCCGCAGGAAGGCTCGGTCTTCGAGCAGCAGATCGAGCATGCTCATACCGTCGAACAGCACGCTGGCGAAGTCGGTGTTGTACAGCTGAGTGAAGGTTGCAGGTACCGAAACCAACAGAATGATCAGCACGAACACTGACACCAACTGGTGCACCAGCCCGTAGCGGGCGGCCGACAATTGGGTGCGAAGCGGGACGGGCGGCTCGCGCATCAGCAAGGTGGTGATCACCGCGGGCAGCATGAGTACGCCGAACAGTACGTAGGTTCCGGTCCAGGCACTGTGCAGGTAACTGAAACCGGTTGAGCCAAAGCCTTCGGCAAAGAACAAAGCACCGGCCGTGGCGAGCAACGCTGCGACCCGGTAACCGGCCATGTAACTGGCGGCCAGGGCAGCCTGGCGCTGATCGTCAGCAATTTCCAGACGATAGGCGTCGACAGCGATATCTTGTGTGGCAGAAGCGAAGGCGACCAGTACGGCCAGGGCAATCAGCCAGGACAAGTGCTTTTGCGGATCACAGAAACCCATGCCTACCAGGCCGATAACCACCAGGATCTGAGACAACACCAGCCAGGAGCGGCGTCGGCCCAGCTTGCCGAGCAAGGGCAGGCGCCATTGGTCGAGCAGCGGCGACCAGACCCATTTAAAGGCATAGGCCAAGCCAATCAGGCTGGCATATCCAATGGTTTCGCGGGCCACCCCAGCCTCGCGCAGCCATACCGATAGGGTTGAAAACACCAGCATGTAGGGCAAGCCGGCGGCAAAGCCGAGCAGCAACAGCACCAGGGTAGACGGGCTGGCATAGGCAGCGAGCGCAGCGCGCCAGGTTTTACGGGGCATGGGCCAACATCTGCCTCAAGTTTACGAAAACAAAGCGCGCACTCTAACCGCTGTGCTCCATCGGGCGCCAGCCATGGCGTAACATATCCACACGATTATTGTGCAGAATGACGCCTTCTGCTCGTAGCCGAGCGCGTTGTTCGTCGCCAGAAGGTGTACCCAATGCCAGGCTCAAGCGCCCACCGGCGCCAAGGACTCTGTGCCAAGGCAACTGGGTATCGGCTGGCAATTGGCTCAAGGTGCGCCCAACCCAGCGTGCGGCGCGACCAAGGCCGGCCCATTCGGCAAGTTGTCCATAGCTGACCACCTTGCCCGCGGGCACTTGCCCAAGCACCAAGTAGAGCGCCATTCGTCGGGCCTGGGCATCTTCCGATGGATCACCAGAGGGCTGCTTCATCGCGCCCTCACAGGCATTGGCGCAGAAACTGGCCCGCTTATCGGGCAATCACTAATTGAACTCATCTGCATCAGGTCGGTCTGTCCTTGCTCTATAGGCGGGTATCTGGATAATGCCCGACTTTTTGCCAATCAGAGCCCGTTATTGCTTATGTTTTCTAGAGTCTTGTTGTCCCTCGCTGTTGTTGCCGCCTGTTCGCCGGCGGTCGCTGATACCGTCTGGATGAAAAACGGTGACCGGCTCAGCGGCAAGATCAGTGTCTTTGATGGTGGCAAGCTGTTGCTGCAAACCGAGTACGGTGGCTCCATCGCCCTGGACTGGAAACAGGTCAAGACGCTGGAAAGCGATCAGGAACTGCTGGTCAAACAGGATGCTTACACTGGCGAGAAAGCCAAGTCGTTGACTGCTGCCGAAGATGGCAAGGTGATCCTGGCCAATGGTGAGGCGCCGAAGACTGTCGAACTGGCCAGTATTCAGCAGATCATGAAACCCAAGCCTGTGCTTGAGGATCTGTCGTGGAAGGGCAATGTCGACCTGGCCATGGACTACAAGCGGGCCGAGTCCGATAGCGATGATTACGACATCGACTTCAAGACCACCGCACGCCACGGCCGCTGGCGTCATCAAGCGGAAGGTGAATACAACCGCGAAAGCAAGGACGACGTTACCACCACCAACAACTGGAGCGCCGAATACGCACTCGACCGCTTCATAACCGAAAAGTGGTTCTGGCAGGGGCGTCTGGAGTACAAGCGTGATCACATCGAAGACCTGGCCCGCCAGCGTACCGTGGGTACCGGCCCTGGTTACCAGTTCTGGGATGACGAGTTGGGCGCTTTCTCCCTGGGCTCGCTGGTCAACCGCACCGACTATGAATATGCCGATGGCGGCAAGGACAACTTCTATTCCCTGGCCATGAAGTGGGACTACAACCGCTACCTGATTGGCAAGCGTGTCGAGTTCTTCACCAACGGCGAAGTCGGCAAGCCGCTCGATGGCGTGGCCAACTATGCGTTGGATGCCGAGGTTGGCCTGCGTTACAAGGTCACCGAATGGGCGTCGCTCAACCTCAAGGCCGAGAAAGACGTCATCAGTGGTACCCGTGACAGCGACCTGGACAAGACCCGCTATACCGCAGGCTTTGGTGTGGCCTGGTAAGTCTGCTGGCAACTCCCGGCGATAATGATTATTTTGACGGTTATCCAAAGGACCGCATCGCACCTGCGGCCCGCCCTCAGAACATTATCGAATCGGGAGTTACACCGTGAGCGCAAAAGTCGCACAACAAGCCCGGGAATTGCTGCTCAAGGAATACCGAGGCGTCCTCTCGACCCATTCCAAGTCGATGCCTGGCTTTCCCTTCGGTTCGGTAGTGCCGTATTGCCTTGATGCACAGGGTAATCCGCTGATACTGATCAGCCGCATTGCCCAACACACCCATAACCTGCAGAAAGACCCCAAGTGCTCCTTGCTGGTGGGGGAGCGCGATGCCGAGGATGTGCAAGCGGTCGGCCGCCTGACGGTTCTGGCGCAAGCGCGCAGGATTGAAGATCCAGCGGCCGTCGAAGCTGCTGCCGAGCGCTACTATCGCTATTTCCCCGAATCGGCCAACTACCACAAGGCCCATGACTTTGACTTCTGGGTGCTCGAGCCAGTGCGCCACCGCTACATCGGCGGCTTTGGTGCCATTCACTGGGTGGATCACCTGAGCCTGGCCAATCCATTTGCGGGCAAGGCCGAGCTGAGCATGATCGAGCACATGAACAGCGATCATGCCAGCGCCATAGAACATTACGTCCAGCTCAGCGGCCTGCCGCGCGAAACGCCAGCGCAGATGGTCGGGATCGACAGCGAAGGCATGCACCTGCGTATCGGACAGGGCGTACACTGGCTGCCGTTCGCGGTACCTTGCAATACGCCGATACAAGTGCGCGAAGCGCTGGTTTTTCTGGCCCGCGCGGATCAATGGCCGGCCCGTGAACGTGCCGAGGCTTGAAAAAGCCGTTGCTCGCAACCATTAAAGGTTAACTGCAAGGACTTCTTGCGCAGAGGAACCGTTGATGCGTGCTTTTCTATTGCTGTTTCTGATTTTTCCGGTGCTGGAGCTGTATGTGTTCTTCAAGGTCAGCACCGCGATCGGCTTCTTCCCGGCGCTGCTGCTGATTATCGCGGGCTCCGCCCTGGGTGTGCTGGTCGTGCGGGTGGCAGGCCTTGCTACCGCCCTGCGTGCCCGTGAGAGCCTGCAGCGCGGAGAACTGCCAGCCGAAGACATGTTTCACGGTTTGATGCTCGCGTTGGGCGGCGGCCTGCTGCTGTTGCCTGGTTTTATCAGCGACGTGATCGGCCTGGTGTTTCTGCTGCCGTTTACCCGCCGCCTGCTGGCGCGCAAGATGCGTGAGCGCGCCGAAGCCCAGGCAATGCGTCAGCGTGCCTTTGGTGACGAGCCATTCGTAAGCCGTCCGGGCCCCGGTGCGCACCCGCGTCAACCGAATGTGATCGAGGGTGAGTACGAGCATCGTGATTCTCGTGAGCCCCGCGATCCACGCGATTTGTAAGCCTGCAAACGTTTGTCCGAACGGCCCCTGATGGGGCCGTTCTGCTGTAGAGGCTTGGAATGCAAAATATTTCATGTACAAGCCTTGTAATTGATCTTGGCGACCTCATGTAGGGGTTACCGCAAGGTTTCTGGGGATCTGCCCCGGACATAACATGGGTGGTTCGCACTGCGAGCTACGAGCGGCTACGCCGCAAGCATCAACCTGCCGGTGTCGACACCGGCCGATGAAAACCACAATTAGGAGAGATCGACAATGAAGCTTCGTCCTCTGCATGACCGCGTCGTTATCCGTCGCAGCGAAGAAGAATCGAAAACCGCTGGCGGTATCGTTCTGCCAGGTTCGGCCGCTGAAAAACCTAACCGTGGCGAAATCGTCGCTGTAGGTACCGGTCGCATCCTGGACAACGGTGAAGTGCGTGCGCTGGCCGTGAAAGTGGGTGACAAGGTGGTTTTCGGCCCTTACTCGGGCAGCAACACTGTGAAAGTTGACGGCGAAGACCTGCTGGTAATGGCTGAGAACGAAATTCTCGCTGTTATCGAAGGCTGATTCCGCTGGTTTCCCGTTACTCCAAAGTATTCAAGGATTAAACGATCATGGCTGCTAAAGACGTAAAATTCGGCGACTCCGCCCGCAAGAAAATGCTCGTTGGTGTCAACGTTCTGGCTGACGCTGTAAAAGCGACCCTGGGCCCAAAAGGCCGTAACGTTGTTCTGGCCAAGAGCTTCGGCGCGCCAACCATCACCAAAGACGGTGTTTCGGTTGCCAAAGAAATCGAACTCAAAGACGCTTTCGAGAACATGGGCGCCCAGTTGCTCAAAGACGTTGCCTCCAAGGCCAACGACGAAGCGGGTGACGGCACCACCACCGCCACCGTTCTGGCTCAAGCCATCGTCAGCGAAGGCCTGAAAGCCGTTGCTGCCGGCATGAACCCGATGGACCTCAAGCGCGGTATCGACAAAGCTACCATCGCTATCGTTAAAGAACTGAAGACCCTGTCCAAGCCTTGCGCCGACTCCAAGGCCATCGCTCAGGTAGGTACCATCTCTGCCAACTCCGACAACTCCATCGGCGACATCATTGCCGAAGCCATGGAAAAAGTCGGTAAAGAAGGCGTGATCACCGTTGAAGAAGGCTCGGGCCTGGAAAACGAACTGTCTGTCGTTGAAGGCATGCAGTTTGACCGCGGCTATCTGTCTCCTTACTTCGTCAACAAGCCAGACACCATGGTCGCCGAGCTGGATGGCCCTCTGCTGCTGCTGGTTGACAAGAAAATCTCCAACATCCGTGAACTGCTGCCAGTTCTGGAAGCTGTTGCCAAGGCCGGCCGTCCGCTGCTGATCGTGGCTGAAGACGTTGAAGGCGAAGCGCTGGCTACCCTGGTAGTCAACAACATGCGCGGCATCGTCAAGGTTGCTGCAGTCAAGGCACCAGGCTTCGGCGACCGCCGCAAAGCCATGCTGCAGGACATCGCCGTCCTGACTGGCGGTACCGTGATTTCCGAAGAAATCGGCCTGAGCCTGGAATCGGCTACCCTGGAGCACCTGGGCAACGCCAAGCGCGTAACCCTGTCCAAGGAAAACACCACCATCATCGACGGTGCTGGCCAGGAATCGGACATCGAAGCACGCGTCAAGCAGATCCGTGCCCAGATCGAAGAAACCTCTTCGGACTACGACCGTGAAAAACTGCAAGAGCGTCTGGCCAAGCTGGCTGGCGGTGTTGCCGTGATCAAGGTCGGTGCTGGCACCGAAGTTGAGATGAAAGAGAAGAAGGCCCGCGTTGAAGACGCCCTGCACGCTACCCGTGCAGCCGTTGAGGAAGGCGTGGTACCTGGCGGTGGTGTTGCGCTGGTTCGCTCGCTGCAAGCCATTGCTGACCTTAAAGGCGACAACGAAGACCAGAACGTTGGTATCCAACTGCTGCGTCGCGCTGTTGAGTCCCCACTGCGTCAGATCGTTGCCAACGCCGGCGACGAGCCAAGCGTAGTTGTCGACAAGGTCAAGCAAGGTTCGGGTAACTTCGGTTACAACGCTGCTACCGGTGAGTACGGCGACATGATCGAAATGGGCATCCTGGACCCAGCCAAGGTAACTCGTTCGGCGCTGCAAGCTGCCGCTTCGATCGGTGGTCTGATGATCACTACTGAAGCCATGGTTGCCGATGCTCCTGTTGAAGCCTCTGCTGGCGGCGGTATGCCAGACATGGGCGGCATGGGTGGTATGGGCGGCATGGGCGGCATGATGTAAGCCAGCCTTACCTCGCTACGAAAAGAGCCCCGCTTAATGCGGGGCTTTTTTTTTGGTTCACGAAATTCCGAGGGTATGATCTTGGGGCGGGGCGGGGCGGGGCGGGGCGGGGCTGGGATTTGAGTCTGTGAGCTTATCCATTCAATGCGGCGCCGCTGTTGGCCCCTTCCGCCCTTACGGCGGGTCCCTTTTGTCTTGGCAAAAGGAACCAAAACCGTGTGTCCCTGCATTCGGCCCTACGCTGCGCTCCGGGTCCCTTCGCTCCGGCATTGCTCCCGTCGGGACCGCACCGAAGGGCCGTCCTGGCCCTACGGTGCTCGCAGGCCATCCATGGCCTGCACCCGACTACGCAATACCTACACTCAGCCTACTGAAGGGACGATCCAGGGTGTCTGGGCTGACGATGTAAGAAGCGCCAGATCAACATCAAAAGCTGATCACCAGCGCCTCGCCTCGCCTCGCCTTGCTGTTGCTGTTGCTGTGCTTCTCCCTGCACAAATCGTGCAGACGCCACAAATCGTCCCTTCAGCAGGCCGAATGGAGCCCTTGCGGAGTGGGGCGACGGCCATGGATGGCCGGCGAGCGCCGCAGGGCCAGGACGGCCCTTCGGCGCGGTCCCCACGGGAGCAAGGGTGGAATGAGGGAACCCGGAGCGCAGCGTAGGGCCGAATGCAGGGACAGGCCCATGCCCACTTTTGCCCCGACAAAAGTGGGTCGCCGTAAAGGCGAAACCAGCCAGTGGTGCCACCATATCAAACGGATATGCCCATCGACACACGAGCCACATTCCGGTGCTCACCCGCAAGCAGGCCCGGTGCGTAGTTCACGGAATTCCGCGATCAACCTTTTTGGCGCGTAGCGAACATGCTCCACTGGCAGTGAACCATCCGCTAGGAGCGGACTTGTTCCCGTGCTTCCAGCCAGCCGCCCAGCTATCGATGAGAGAAAATACGGTGCACGCCAAGCCCATCAAGCACTGCATCGATCAATGCCCGAGCAGCTTCTACGTGCTGGCCTGCGCCGGAAACGATAGCGCGGTCGTTGAGGGAGAGGTGATCGAGTGCATCGCTGACCGTGGCCTCGGCGCATCGCAGTAGCTGGCAAGCGTGAAGCAGCGCTTCTTCGGCGGGAATGCCTTCGCGGACGTTGAACATGCCGTTGGTGCCGAATGGCGTGTTGGCAGTGCTTGCGGTGGATAGATCGGGGGGATCAGGGACGAGCTTTTTCATAGTTGGCCTCGAGTTATGAAGCCACCACGCTTCGCTGCTAAACGGAGGTGGCAGCTGTACGCGGGTTAGCAGACCGGATACTCGAGGAACCCCGGCGCACCCGAAGGCGCCCCACGTACAACCGCCATATAGCGTTGTGCCGTCGACATCGAGTATTGAGCCGGACTGCTAAATCCGATCGTTGGATTTTCCAACGACGACAGCAGCCTAGGCCCAGGAAGGGCCTGGCACAACAAGGCAACGGCACCGGAAGTATGATTCAGAATAGTCCGACAGAAAACGCCTACAGACTTGCGATTTGTCGCTGCCCGTTGTGAGGTAGGCGCTGTCGCCAATCAGGGGGTGGCTGAATTGGCGCTATCACGGGTCATGTCGCGTTGTCGCTGCGCTGCGCCCACAGCGACCGACGCCGGTTTTCGATACAGCACCCAGTAATAGCAGCCCAGACTGATCAGCCAGCAGAACACCGCGGTCCACACGTTGTGCGAGAAGAAGTGTGCGCCCTGCAGCATGCGTCCAATCGAGAAGACCGTGCCCAAGCCAAAGGCGAACAGCAACGCTGCGCGGGCCAGGCGCGGGCGGCGGTCGCGCAGGGCGAAGAACAGGGCAAACAGGGTGAAGCCCGTTGCTGCATGCCCGCCTGGCCAGCAACGCCCAGGTTTGTCGGTGGCAGGACGGGGGCTGAGCAGTTCGCTGTAGGTTTCCTTGCCGCCGAACTCCTTCAGGCTCCATGGGCATTGCACCGCGGTCACCGCTTTGACCGGCGTGACAAAACTGGTCGACAAGGCCATCGCCAGCACCAGATAGCCCAACTCTCGACGCCAGCCTTTAAGACGTGACCAAAAGAAGCTTGAGATGAAAGCAATGATGGCGCCCAGGCTAAGAAGGATGACTGCCTGTTTGGCGCGGTCATGCAGGATGTCTTCGAGAAAGTAGCTGTGGCGCCCTACAAACTGACCTGCTATTGGATCGAATGCCAGTTTGGCCAGGTCCATGTCCATGGAGGTCAGCTCCAGCAAAACAAGGGTCAGGGCAATGACAACGGGAACCCCAAGGGCGATCCACATATTGAGCGGGCGAGATGCGGCAGGTAGGGGCATGGCAGGTCCAGGCAGGTCGAGGGGACAATCCGGACCGGCAATTCTCGAGGAGAGGCTATAACTTGTCCGTGAAGACAAAGTGAAAAAATCGTTAGCTTGCAATAAAGTCTCGGCCACCTAGCCGAGCGTGGCTGATGGCCGTAAGCTGCGCCTGCCAAGCAGGCAAATGCCCCGGACGGGAGAAGCTCCATGCGAATTCTATTGGTTGAAGACAACCGCGATATCCTCGCCAATCTGGCCGATTACCTGGGTTTGAAAGGTTACACGGTGGATTGTGCCCAGGATGGACTGTCGGGTTTGCACCTGGCAGCCACAGAACACTATGACTTGATCGTGCTCGACATCATGCTCCCGGGCATTGATGGCTACACCCTGTGCAAGCGCCTGCGTGAAGACGCTCGTCGCGATACGCCGGTGATCATGCTCACCGCTCGCGATCAGCTCGATGACCGCTTGCAGGGCTTTCGCTCCGGCGCCGATGACTACCTGCTCAAGCCCTTCGCGTTGTCGGAGCTGGCAGCCCGTATCGAAGCGGTACTGCGCCGCGCCCAGGGTGGCGGTCGACGTACCTTGCAGGTCAGTGACCTGATCTACGATCTGGATACCCTGGAGGTTACCCGCGACAGCAAACTGCTCAAGCTCAATCCGGTTGGCTTGAAGCTGTTGGCGGTATTGATGCAGAAGAGCCCGCATGTGCTGCGTCGCGAGGTGTTGGAAGAAGCGTTGTGGGGCGATGATTGCCCTGACAGCGACAGCTTGCGCAGCCACGTACACCAACTACGCCAAGTCATCGACAAGCCTTTCGAGCGCCCGTTGTTGCACACCGTGCATGGCGTCGGTTACCGCTTGGCCGAGGGCCGTGATGGAGTTTAAACAAAGCCTTGCCCAGCGGATCATCATTGCCTTTGCCTTGATGAGTGCGCTGGTGGCT is a window of Pseudomonas sp. DG56-2 DNA encoding:
- a CDS encoding YajQ family cyclic di-GMP-binding protein, yielding MPSFDVVSELDKHEVTNAVENAVKDLDRRYDLKGKGSFEFKEKDLAITLTAEAEFQLEAMIEILKLALVKRKIDVQCLEVKDAYASGKVMKQEATLKEGIDKELAKKIVAHIKDAKLKVQAAIQGEQVRVTGKKRDDLQEAIAALRAKEFGMPLQFNNFRD
- a CDS encoding mechanosensitive ion channel family protein; amino-acid sequence: MEYGSRLLLALLTLAIGWWVINKVTYRLGRLLALRNADLALQGFISSLANIILKILLVVSVASMIGIETTSFVAAIGAAGLAIGLALQGSLANFAGGVLILLFRPFRLGDWIEAQGVAGTVDSIQIFHTVLRTGDNKTVILPNGSLSNGIITNTNRQPTRKVVFDVGVDYEADLQKARQVLLDLAKDPRIHQDPAPQAVVSLLGDSSITLSLRVWVNTADYWDVMFMLNEHARDRLKEEGIDIPFPQRVIRVVQEAAVQ
- a CDS encoding MFS transporter gives rise to the protein MLTPLIHITPLRAFWFAMTLALFELLTYVASDVVMPAMPVVVSDLNASPAFIPHALNLYLLGGVLLQWLIGPLADRYGRRPMLLVGCAIFGATCLATFWVQSIELFNLLRLLQGIGLGFVVTVSYPALNEAFSEADAVRMMALLANIALLSPLLGPLVGTLLLEWVSWRWLFVIFGASAVVAWLALYRFMPETLGVARSDGTRLAFQPIHLKTLLAGYAQLLGNRRFVAGSAALGLIGLPLIGWIGLSPVLLIHDEGLSTLHYALWQLPVFGGLILGNLVINRIADRYALTTLIRGALWPFLLGLFAMMLGTWLVPSVAALVAGMSVYALGLGIANAVLYRMTLFSSEQSKGLVSAMLGMITIALLGVGGALLAMMGAGASLLSFAMAAGLAGLLALWPLKIVLNASSVPSEAVPG
- a CDS encoding AmpG family muropeptide MFS transporter, with protein sequence MPRKTWRAALAAYASPSTLVLLLLGFAAGLPYMLVFSTLSVWLREAGVARETIGYASLIGLAYAFKWVWSPLLDQWRLPLLGKLGRRRSWLVLSQILVVIGLVGMGFCDPQKHLSWLIALAVLVAFASATQDIAVDAYRLEIADDQRQAALAASYMAGYRVAALLATAGALFFAEGFGSTGFSYLHSAWTGTYVLFGVLMLPAVITTLLMREPPVPLRTQLSAARYGLVHQLVSVFVLIILLVSVPATFTQLYNTDFASVLFDGMSMLDLLLEDRAFLRAILYITLTTLCLSSMGRRGLAPVLTPVNDFILRYRWQALLLLGLIATYRMSDTVMGVMANVFYIDQGFTKDQIASVSKIFGLIMTLVGAGMGGLLIVRFGILPILFIGGVASAATNILFLMLADMGPNLQMLVVTISLDNFSSGLATSAFVAYLSSLTNLKFSATQYALLSSIMLLLPRLIGGYSGVMVEKFGYHDFFLITALLGVPTLILIALHWHQEQGRGKQLPVDSTAAEQRP
- a CDS encoding MGMT family protein produces the protein MKQPSGDPSEDAQARRMALYLVLGQVPAGKVVSYGQLAEWAGLGRAARWVGRTLSQLPADTQLPWHRVLGAGGRLSLALGTPSGDEQRARLRAEGVILHNNRVDMLRHGWRPMEHSG
- a CDS encoding DUF481 domain-containing protein, with product MFSRVLLSLAVVAACSPAVADTVWMKNGDRLSGKISVFDGGKLLLQTEYGGSIALDWKQVKTLESDQELLVKQDAYTGEKAKSLTAAEDGKVILANGEAPKTVELASIQQIMKPKPVLEDLSWKGNVDLAMDYKRAESDSDDYDIDFKTTARHGRWRHQAEGEYNRESKDDVTTTNNWSAEYALDRFITEKWFWQGRLEYKRDHIEDLARQRTVGTGPGYQFWDDELGAFSLGSLVNRTDYEYADGGKDNFYSLAMKWDYNRYLIGKRVEFFTNGEVGKPLDGVANYALDAEVGLRYKVTEWASLNLKAEKDVISGTRDSDLDKTRYTAGFGVAW
- a CDS encoding HugZ family protein, with amino-acid sequence MSAKVAQQARELLLKEYRGVLSTHSKSMPGFPFGSVVPYCLDAQGNPLILISRIAQHTHNLQKDPKCSLLVGERDAEDVQAVGRLTVLAQARRIEDPAAVEAAAERYYRYFPESANYHKAHDFDFWVLEPVRHRYIGGFGAIHWVDHLSLANPFAGKAELSMIEHMNSDHASAIEHYVQLSGLPRETPAQMVGIDSEGMHLRIGQGVHWLPFAVPCNTPIQVREALVFLARADQWPARERAEA
- a CDS encoding FxsA family protein — encoded protein: MRAFLLLFLIFPVLELYVFFKVSTAIGFFPALLLIIAGSALGVLVVRVAGLATALRARESLQRGELPAEDMFHGLMLALGGGLLLLPGFISDVIGLVFLLPFTRRLLARKMRERAEAQAMRQRAFGDEPFVSRPGPGAHPRQPNVIEGEYEHRDSREPRDPRDL
- a CDS encoding co-chaperone GroES — protein: MKLRPLHDRVVIRRSEEESKTAGGIVLPGSAAEKPNRGEIVAVGTGRILDNGEVRALAVKVGDKVVFGPYSGSNTVKVDGEDLLVMAENEILAVIEG